In a single window of the Podospora pseudocomata strain CBS 415.72m chromosome 2 map unlocalized CBS415.72m_2, whole genome shotgun sequence genome:
- a CDS encoding uncharacterized protein (EggNog:ENOG503PBKZ): MNSLRSSSLPGARLRHNPIHSLSLRYLLIVPILLAIATAVVLFQHSDTNIYMLYSQCHARSRIPWLSHIPLLGTPSCFLVSFFGEAAASLRSSVILSVIFSFLAGLLTVSTVEAARICNAPSILIAYPTGLWLIFDLIGGAFVWELIIIPAFFHRSRAIITSRRQDLPTSDVPSSDPTFSEAMRHLTKTSETIAIPFAVAFGFIAPSILMLAHTSPVTVLIWLLFPLWTTFLRQSARKLTTLSLVKLNESWQETLHLESSTLGMVRVYLLPILCSVASHIFLLWTLSQPDDRKEMTRSTLKFITIDTFFVGLTVLYWILVEAGWRVAAMMVFTSVVLGPGAGVCLGWVYREATLNLAGASGSGVTVVAVGAGPGRREEGSEPGEGTPLLR, translated from the coding sequence ATGAACAGCCTGCGGTCGTCATCCCTGCCAGGGGCCAGGCTACgacacaaccccatccacagCCTATCCCTCCGCTACCTTCTTATTGTGCCCATCCTATTGGCCATAGCAACCGCCGTTGTCCTCTTCCAACACTCGGATACCAACATCTATATGCTCTACTCACAATGCCATGCCCGTTCCCGCATCCCGTGGCTCAGTCATATTCCTCTGCTCGGAACTCCATCCTGCTTTCTTGTCTCCTTCTTTGGTGAAGCCGCGGCTTCTCTCCGCAGCTCGGTCATTCTCTCCGTCATCTTTtccttcctcgccggcctcctTACTGTGTCGACTGTCGAGGCAGCCAGGATATGCAATGCCCCTTCGATCTTGATCGCCTACCCAACTGGCTTGTGGCTCATCTTCGACCTCATCGGTGGCGCCTTTGTTTGggagctcatcatcatcccggCCTTCTTCCATCGCAGCCGCGCAATCATCACGTCCCGTCGCCAGGACCTTCCTACTTCTGACGTTCCCTCATCCGATCCGACATTTAGTGAAGCCATGCGCCACCTGACCAAGACCTCCGAGACCATTGCCATCCCCTTTGCCGTGGCCTTTGGCTTTATTGCGCCATCCATTCTGATGCTGGCCCACACAAGCCCGGTGACGGTTCTCATCTGGCTGTTGTTCCCGCTTTGGACAACGTTTCTTAGACAGTCGGCCCGCAAGCTCACCACACTGTCTCTGGTCAAGTTGAACGAGTCTTGGCAGGAAACTCTGCACCTCGAATCCAGCACTTTGGGTATGGTACGAGTCTaccttcttcccatcctGTGCTCGGTCGCCTCCCACATATTTTTGCTGTGGACCCTGTCCCAGCCAGACGATAGGAAAGAAATGACGCGGTCGACGCTAAAGTTCATTACCATCGACACTTTTTTTGTCGGGTTGACGGTCCTGTACTGGATCTTGGTTGAGGCCGGGTGGAGGGTGGCCGCTATGATGGTGTTCACCTCGGTAGTACTTGGCCCTGGCGCGGGTGTTTGCCTGGGATGGGTCTATCGGGAAGCGACACTCAATCTTGCAGGCGCTTCTGGGAGCGGAGTGACGGTTGTGGCGGTTGGTGCCGGCCCCgggaggagagaagaagggagtGAGCCAGGTGAAGGGACACCCCTCCTTCGTTAA
- a CDS encoding uncharacterized protein (COG:B; EggNog:ENOG503NVZC): MSASPRTQQKRTAHTCITCRARKVRCDGRKGTCTNCERLGFGCSYDEHTGVEVVQTDAAVSRIAIPRRRVRRACQNCHEKKARCSGSTPSCDRCTAQGLHCVYLPGKRSLPLASPATASAASATSAPPATAHPPDSPSYDDGHSGRSAFASGTASPAPASATRAEPEEDLVLRAFDAFFRHVHHIPKFSFLHRASLMERYHAGSLDRSLVLALIAITALLTDLGPGMGEYGSQCMEEAVSLCLAGLEKPSIVRLQALVIAVEHRIFSRRFSGAFMLHALASRFATALRLNYENPELCFLARESRRRLMWSLYMIDSSISAGQRDVALWPDAERQIHVHLPCNERNFEFDLPEATESLRPPPPEPGIGTAPMPDALGFMALHVRIQWMRARILQCTSQAASSWSQQDLTTLPLRCAELLAELEGFEERLPPSFKWSEGNLRLRTYSPRLGIFVMTHVWWRQCHLDLYRLFLEGLREALPRPMLQQLDPNLVARSRQGCYNHARAMADMFAQLLTLGSSVPVTDLDLPGCAYQCTRALYHGLQTGTGDLAFTLERVQELSAVCLRAAQQSTTGPAAASIQADIERIITHGLKLPEGAPDSPTRNSSDPAPVIKSAIDTRLAGHAQLTPDPAALYTFQPSVPATSAPSIALPSLAVTEPPIPAPVAPSHASGVTTGSNAFEEVLSGFTFGPELYGMDWSTFPTGWPNQQFTGSNM, translated from the exons atgAGCGCCTCACCCCGGACACAGCAAAAGCGCACCGCACACACGTGCATAACATGCCGTGCCCGCAAGGTCCGATGTGATGGTCGGAAGGGAACCTGTACCAACTGCGAGCGActtggttttggttgttcCTATGACGAACACACGGGCGTGGAGGTGGTCCAGACCGATGCCGCCGTGTCTCGCATCGCGATACCTCGCCGCCGAGTTCGCCGCGCCTGCCAGAACTGccatgagaagaaggctcgCTGCAGTGGTTCGACTCCGAGCTGTGACCGGTGCACCGCTCAAGGCCTCCATTGTGTCTATCTCCCTGGAAAGCGCTCACTTCCCCTGGCCAGCCCTgccacagcatcagcagcctcagcaaCATCCGCACCACCTGCGACGGCCCATCCGCCAGACTCACCATCCTATGATGACGGCCACTCGGGACGCAGCGCTTTTGCGAGCGGTACTGCAAGCCCTGCGCCGGCGTCTGCTACGCGAGCCGAACCCGAGGAGGACCTCGTGCTGCGCGCTTTTGACGCCTTCTTTCGTCATGTACACCATATCCCCAAGTTCTCCTTCTTGCATCGGGCATCGCTGATGGAGCGTTACCACGCCGGGTCCCTCGACAGGTCTCTTGTGCTTGCTCTCATTGCCATCACCGCTTTGCTGACTGACCTGGGTCCGGGTATGGGCGAGTATGGAAGCCAGTGTATGGAAGAGGCCGTGTCACTGTGCTTGGCGGGATTGGAGAAGCCATCGATTGTCCGTCTGCAGGCGCTGGTGATTGCCGTTGAGCATCGCATCTTCTCGAGGAGGTTTTCGGGTGCTTTTATGCTGCATGCACTCGCCAGCCGCTTTGCCACGGCTCTTCGACTCAACTACGAAAACCCAGAGCTCTGTTTTTTGGCGCGAGAGTCTCGTCGTCGACTTATGTGGTCTCTGTACATGATCGATTCGTCCATCTCCGCAGGGCAGCGTGATGTTGCTTTGTGGCCCGATGCCGAGCGCCAAATCCACGTTCACCTGCCCTGCAACGAAAGGAACTTCGAGTTTGACCTTCCAGAAGCCACTGAGTCCCTGAggccgccaccaccagagCCCGGCATTGGAACCGCGCCAATGCCGGATGCTCTCGGATTTATGGCCCTTCATGTGCGTATCCAGTGGATGCGTGCAAGGATATTGCAGTGTACCTCTCAGGCCGCCTCATCGTGGTCTCAACAGGATCTGACCACTCTCCCATTGCGATGCGCCGAGCTGTTGGCCGAGCTGGAAGGCTTCGAGGAACGATTGCCGCCGTCGTTCAAATGGTCCGAGGGGAACCTGCGTCTGCGAACCTATTCACCAAGGCTGGGTATTTTTGTCATGACACACGTTTGGTGGCGACAGTGCCATCTCGATCTGTACCGCCTCTTTCTGGAAGGACTGCGCGAGGCGCTCCCTCGGCCGATGCTCCAGCAGCTGGATCCTAATCTTGTTGCCCGCAGCCGTCAGGGTTGCTATAATCACGCAAGGGCCATGGCTGACATGTTTGCGCAGCTCCTGACCCTGGGCAGCAGCGTCCCTGTCACTGACTTGGATCTGCCGGGCTGCGCTTATCAATGCACGAGGGCTCTGTATCATGGGCTTCAAACCGGTACAGGTGACTTGGCATTTACCCTAGAACGAGTTCAAGAGCTCTCTGCTGTTTGCTTAAGGGCCGCCCAGCAATCTACCACTGGGCCGGCCGCTGCGAGTATT CAAGCGGATATCGAACGGATAATCACCCACGGTTTAAAGCTCCCTGAAGGCGCGCCCGATTCACCGACTCGTAACTCCAGTGACCCTGCGCCTGTCATCAAATCTGCCATCGACACCAGGCTTGCTGGCCACGCACAGCTCACACCGGATCCAGCAGCCTTGTACACGTTCCAGCCATCTGTACCAGCTACATCGGCTCCATCAATAGCCTTGCCAAGCCTTGCCGTCACAGAACCACCAATACCGGCGCCTGTGGCACCTTCACACGCGAGCGGCGTGACAACGGGGAGTAATGcgtttgaggaggtgttgagcGGTTTCACTTTTGGGCCGGAGCTGTACGGCATGGACTGGTCCACATTCCCTACTGGATGGCCCAACCAGCAGTTTACAGGGTCGAACATGTGA
- a CDS encoding uncharacterized protein (COG:K; COG:L; COG:O; EggNog:ENOG503NV42), translating into MPPKRAKKAAAAAAEPPLDGCKIALSGTFAGMTQSAVKAKAEAVGATVSTAVTEDTTHLVATEADFNKPSAKVTKAQTLGIPIVSFEWLSLSEQKNRKQAEDDFTLGGTASTKTSTSRKRAAVDSTPDTETVAPPAKKSKDGNAKVENGDVKVEDAPPEQKKAKQEKALGEGQVLKRKDTRIPIDDGCPFTSSVVYIDADGVIYDASLNQTNASNNNNKFYRIQLLVDPQGVYRTWTRWGRVGDHGQTQVPATGSLAEAIKQFEKKFKDKSGIAWANRGDNPKPGKYAFVERNYEDDSDDEDAAEDESKDKTRAGDWTPPKCSLDPAVQHLLELIFNQQYFANTMSDLNYDANKLPLGKLSKATITRGFQSLKDLSELLDDNTLAQSKYSMTYGNAVEQLSNTFYSLIPHNFGRNRPPVIHTQQMVKKEIELLESLSDMKNAAEIMKLDKVGNYDVHPLDKQYEGLKMKEMTVLDPATQEFAELNNYLVNTRGHTHNHSYQVENIFRIERQGEKDRFDASAFGKLNQNRRLLWHGSRATNFGGILSQGLRIAPPEAPVNGYMFDKGIYLADMASKSANYCCSYQSGNTALLLLCEAELGDPMQELLHSSYNAASEAKQKGMISTWGKGTNGPLAWKDASCVEPSLKGVMMPDTTTKMPGKTGVAGASLLYNEYIAYDVSQVRLRYLFRVKM; encoded by the exons ATGCCGCCAAAACGtgccaagaaggctgccgctgccgcagCAGAACCTCCTCTCGATGGCTGCAAGATTGCCCTGAGCGGCACCTTTGCGGGCATGACCCAATCGGctgtcaaggccaaggcagaGGCTGTGGGTGCCACTGTCAGCACCGCTGTCACCGAAGACACGACACACCTCGTGGCCACCGAGGCCGACTTCAACAAGCCCTCAGCCAAAGTCACCAAAGCACAGACCCTAGGCATTCCCATTGTCAGCTTTGAGTGGCTGTCTCTCTCTGAACAAAAGAACAGGAAACAGGCTGAAGACGACTTCACGTTGGGCGGCACTGCTTCTACGAAGACCAGCACATCGCGGAAGAGAGCTGCGGTTGACAGCACCCCCGACACGGAAACTGTTGCACCACCGGCCAAGAAAAGCAAGGACGGTAATGCCAAGGTTGAAAATGGAGATGTCAAAGTCGAAGATGCTCCCCCAGAGCAGAAAAAGGCCAAGCAAGAGAAGGCACTTGGTGAGGGTCAGGTTTTGAAACGAAAAGACACTCGGATTCCAATCGATGATGGCTGTCCCTTTACGAGTTCGGTCGTGTACATTGATGCTGACGGCGTTATCTACGATGCCTCGTTGAACCAAACCAacgcctccaacaacaacaacaagttCTACCGCATTCAG CTTTTGGTGGATCCTCAAGGAGTGTACAGGACATGGACTCGCTGGGGCCGTGTTGGTGATCACGGCCAAACCCAGGTTCCTGCCACAGGTTCGCTCGCAGAGGCCATCAAGCAGTTCGAAAAGAAATTCAAAGACAAATCGGGCATCGCTTGGGCCAACCGGGGCGACAACCCAAAGCCCGGTAAGTACGCTTTTGTGGAGAGGAACTACGAGGACGATtccgacgatgaagatgcgGCAGAAGATGAGTCCAAGGACAAAACCCGAGCCGGCGACTGGACGCCGCCAAAGTGCAGTCTAGACCCTGCGGTGCAGCATCTTCTGGAACTCATCTTCAACCAGCAGTACTTTGCCAACACAATGTCGGACCTCAACTACGACGCAAACAAGCTCCCGCTCGGCAAGCTCAGCAAGGCCACCATCACGCGCGGTTTCCAGTCACTAAAAGACCTGTCAgagctcctcgacgacaacacaCTGGCGCAGTCTAAGTACTCCATGACGTACGGAAATGCCGTAGAACAGCTGTCCAACACGTTCTACTCGCTCATCCCGCACAATTTTGGTCGCAACCGTCCACCCGTCATTCACACTCAGCAAATGGTCAAGAAGGAAATAGAACTTCTGGAAAGCCTGAGCGACATGAAGAATGCGGCCGAGATCATGAAGCTGGACAAGGTGGGCAACTACGATGTCCACCCCCTCGACAAGCAGTACGAGGGtctgaagatgaaggagatgacCGTCCTTGATCCCGCCACTCAAGAGTTTGCAGAGCTCAACAACTATCTGGTCAACACACGTGGGCACACCCACAATCACAGTTACCAAGTCGAAAACATCTTCCGCATCGAGCGTCAAGGCGAGAAGGATCGATTCGACGCCAGTGCGTTTGGCAAGCTCAACCAAAACAGGCGCCTGCTGTGGCACGGTTCTCGCGCAACCAACTTTGGTGGTATTCTCAGCCAAGGTCTTCGTATTGCTCCTCCAGAAGCACCTGTGAACGGCTACATGTTCGACAAGGGCATCTATCTTGCCGACATGGCCTCCAAGTCTGCAAACTACTGCTGCTCGTATCAGTCTGGCAATACTGCTCTTCTTTTGCTGTGCGAGGCTGAACTGGGTGACCCCATGCAGGAGCTGCTGCACTCTTCTTACAACGCCGCCAGTGAGGCCAAGCAGAAGGGCATGATTTCCACATGGGGCAAGGGAACAAACGGTCCACTGGCATGGAAAGATGCTAGCTGCGTGGAACCTTCTCTGAAGGGTGTTATGATG CCCGACACGACCACAAAGATGCCAGGGAAAACCGGCGTGGCAGGAGCCAGCTTGCTGTATAACGAATACATTGCCTACGACGTGTCACAAGTCCGCCTCCGTTACCTCTTCCGGGTTAAGATGTAG
- a CDS encoding uncharacterized protein (EggNog:ENOG503P09X; COG:V) encodes MACPTHILVTGATGFIGAHVVDTLLSRGFRVRGTTRSKAKGEAMLAARPRATQASRLDCVVIDDFLGPELDLSSALKGGIDAIVHVASPFTYDTQNNEAELILPAINGVKAVLSAAAEAQTVKRVVITSSFAAVLDVERARKASQYFTYTADDWNSLTYDAAADPKTSAVVAYRGSKKFAELAAWEFVNNFECRGGGLSFDLVTLCPPMTFGPVVHPVVGGPLGLNDSNSQLWKVAIASQQGNELPVARVPFWVDVRDLAQAHVEALLRPEAGGKRYLVASQERFTYEMAAEIIEHEFPNFVRPEGAPVVERQVVDESHGIDGETAARELGISYRAFRETVVDLMRQVGAM; translated from the exons ATGGCTTGCCC CACCCACATCCTCGTTACAGGCGCCACCGGCTTCATCGGCGCGCATGTTGTGGACACGCTGCTTTCCCGTGGCTTTAGGGTCAGGGGAACTACTCGGTCCAAAGCCAAAGGCGAGGCCATGTTGGCAGCTCGTCCTCGAGCCACCCAGGCATCTCGTCTTGACTGTGTCGTCATTGACGACTTTTTAGGGCCAGAGCTGGACCTTTCTTCAGCGTTGAAAGGTGGCATTGATGCCATCGTTCATGTGGCCTCCCCTTTCACATACGACACTCAAAATAACGAGGCAGAGCTGATACTACCTGCCATCAACGGTGTCAAGGCTGTCTTGTCTGCGGCCGCGGAAGCACAAACGGTGAAACGCGTGGTGATCACATCAAGCTTCGCTGCAGTacttgatgttgagagggcGCGGAAGGCGTCTCAGTACTTTACCTACACGGCGGACGACTGGAACTCCCTTACGTACGATGCAGCGGCCGATCCAAAGACAAGCGCGGTGGTGGCATATCGAGGGAGCAAGAAGTTTGCCGAACTGGCGGCGTGGGAATTTGTGAATAATTTCGAGTGtcgtgggggtgggttgagtTTTGACTTGGTCACCCTGTGTCCCCCCATGACGTTTGGGCCTGTGGTTCATCCCGTGGTTGGCGGGCCTTTGGGGCTAAATGATAGCAACAGCCAGCTGTGGAAGGTTGCGATTGCGAGCCAGCAAGGAAATGAGCTTCCTGTCGCGAGAGTCCCATTCTGGGTTGATGTAAGGGATCTGGCGCAGGCGCACGTCGAAGCACTCCTTCGGCCAGAAGCAGGGGGCAAACGGTACCTGGTTGCTTCCCAGGAGAGATTCACGTATGAAATGGCAGCCGAGATCATCGAGCACGAGTTTCCCAATTTTGTGAGACCAGAGGGAGCGCCAgtggtggagaggcaggTGGTCGACGAGAGCCACGGTATTGATGGCGAAACAGCGGCGAGGGAGCTGGGCATTTCATATCGCGCTTTTCGAGAGACAGTGGTGGACTTGATGAGGCAAGTTGGTGCAATGTAG